CACCATGAACGCCCACCCCCCGACCCTCGAGGCCGAGCCCGCCCGGAGCGAGCCAGAGGGTTTTTACGTGGAGGCCCTGGCCCGGGGGCTCTCGGTGATCCGTTGTTTTGACGAGGCCCACGAGCGCCTGACCATCAGCGAGGTGGCCCGCCTCACCGGCCTCAGCCGGGCCACCGCCCGGCGCTCACTCCTCACGCTGAGCGCCCTGGGCTACGTGGCTACCGACGGCAAGCAGTTCTGGCTGACCCCCAGAATCCTGAGCCTGGGCCACGCCTACCTTTCCTCCACCCCCTTGCCCCGCCTGCTCCAGCCGGTGCTGGAGGAGGTGAGCGCCGAGCTGCACGAGTCCTGCTCGGCCAGCATCCTGGACGGCGGGGAGATCGTCTACATCGCCCGGGCCGCTACCCGGCGGGTCATCTCGGTGGGCCTGGGGGTGGGCAGCCGCCTTCCGGCCTACTGCACCTCGATGGGGCGGGTT
This genomic stretch from Meiothermus sp. harbors:
- a CDS encoding IclR family transcriptional regulator gives rise to the protein MNAHPPTLEAEPARSEPEGFYVEALARGLSVIRCFDEAHERLTISEVARLTGLSRATARRSLLTLSALGYVATDGKQFWLTPRILSLGHAYLSSTPLPRLLQPVLEEVSAELHESCSASILDGGEIVYIARAATRRVISVGLGVGSRLPAYCTSMGRVLLAALEPEALEAYLAQTPLRPLTPHTLTDPARLRQELERVRRQGYALVDQELELGLRSVAVPVRNARGRVLAAMNVGVQAGRVSREELMERVLPVLRQAADSLVPLLGV